GTTTTAACCCTTTATTTTTCGGTTGGAATTCAAATCCTTCTTTTTTTAAAAAATTGTGTATGTTAGTTATTGAATCAAAACTTCTGTCTTCTATATTGACCCAAGTAATAAAATGAACCTCTTCAAAGAGATCAAAGAAAGCTTTAAGAGTTTTGTTAACAGCTGGAGAGATATCAAAAAATCCGGAAATAACGACCCTTTTTCCTATATATTTTTTCCCCTCTTCTTTCAATCTAGCAGGTAAAATCTCATAAAACCATTTATACACACTAACAGGATCATAATTTCTTTGATATTTAATAGACATATCGAACTTTGTTTCTAAAATATCTTCGAGTTTTTTTTCTAATTTAGTGTAAAGTGTGTACAAATTAGAATTGTTATCTATAGAATCATCGAGCAACTTGTATTCTTCAGAGGATTCAACGATTTCTTCATCTTCAACCCTTGAAATTTCCCATTTTTTCTCGAAAATATCTAATATGTACTCAACTGATTTTTGAGATTTGGATATAACGTTTAGATATTCAGAAAATTCTTCGTCTTTCTTCTCTTCTTCTATTAAGTCCATTATCTCGTTTTCGATGTATACCTTCAAAAAATCTCTATCCAATATTACAGATTGTGGCTGGTATGTTTTTAGCGTCTCAGTTACATATTGGTTTATAACCCTGAAGGCATCACGATTGATAGTTTTTTTTGTTTGTGAGGCAACGTATTCTGCCACTTGCTTCACGTAAAAACCAGAAGGCCCTAGAAACAAAAAGTTCAGAGGATCTTCGTTGTAAAAAGGAAGTACAAGATCTCCAACGTTTTTAAAATGTTCTGGATTTAAGTCAAATAAATAGACCTTTCTCATTTTTCTACCAGCTTTCTATTTCGTTTCTCACTTCATCGAAGTTATATTCAAATTTGTAAGTTCTATTTTCTCTTTCGTTCCCAAAGAAATCCTTCTCTATATAATCATAGTTGCCAAGGTTATATTTGTATTCTATTTCAGTATTTGGAGGCATTCTTAAAGTTAATTGGTACGTTCCATCATCCATTTTTTCAAACCTATAATTTTCATCTCCCACCAACCAATTATTGAAGTTTCCCATCATATAAATTGAAGCATCTTCTGGTGTATCTGCTGGAACGGAAGTGATTATAAAAGTGACTTCGAATAAATTTTCGTCTTCTTCTGAAAATGAGGGTATTTCTGGGGCTGGTGTAGGAGATGGCTGAGCTGTTGCCGAGGCTTTTTGTGAAGAAAAACCAAAAAGCAAAAGAATTATTGCAAAAGGAAGTAAGATTTCTAAAAATCCTTTCAACTCTTTTTTCACCTCTTTAATGGTGTAACTCTGTTTTCAGTTAATTATATCATATTTATTATCTCGATACACAAAAGATTTTTAAGGTAATTGTTATTTAAATTATTAAACAAATACCATTTGTTTACGAAACTTATGGTATAATGTAAAAGGTTATTTTGGCCCAAAAATTAGAAAAAGGAGTAAAAACATGACAAAATTTCAACACATGGGCCTTTCTGATAACATACTCAACATGATTGATAGAAAAGGGTACGAAGAACCAACTCCTATCCAAGAAAAGGTTATACCCCTTCTTTTATCTGGTAAGAATAATGTAATCGGTCAGGCTCAAACTGGTACAGGAAAAACTGCAGCATTTGGTATACCTCTAATTGAAAGATTAGAAGAGAAAGCAAACGACGTTCAAGCTTTAGTATTAACTCCCACGAGAGAGTTAGCTTTACAAGTTTGTAACGAAATCGACTCATTGAAGGGAAACAAAAGATTGAACCTTCTCCCCGTGTATGGAGGAGTTTCAATCGGAAATCAAATCAGAACCCTTAAGAGAAAAGTAGATTTAGTAGTAGGTACCCCAGGAAGAATAATAGACCATTTGAACAGAGGTACTTTAGATATTAGCAAAATTAAGTATTTAGTCATTGATGAAGCCGATGAAATGCTAGATATGGGTTTTATAGAAGATGTGGAGACGATACTCTCAAAAACTAATAAAGAAAAGCAAATTTTGATGTTTTCAGCTACGATGCCTCAAAGGATTATTACCCTTGCTAGAAAGCATATGGGGAATTTTAAAACCGTAACTACAGTTCAAGAAAACAAAGAGGACATAACGGTAAAGAAGGCAAAACAAATTTATTACATGATTTCTGAGTCTGATAAAATAGAACTTTTGAGTAGGCTTATAGATATAGACACTAATTTTTACGGTCTTGTATTTACTAAAACAAAAGTCCAATCAGAAGAAATCGCAAACCAATTAATCAAAAAAGGGTACGAAGCAGAAGCACTAAATGGAGATGTCTCTCAAAATCAAAGGGAAAGAATAATGGACAGATTTAAGAGCAAACGGATAAAAATTTTAATAGCCACAGATGTTGCAGCCAGAGGTATAGATATAGACAATCTTAAATACGTGATCAATTATTCTCTTCCACAAAATCCAGAAAATTACATACACCGTATAGGAAGAACTGCGAGGGCTGGAAATGAGGGTACAGCTATTACTTTTGTTACACCGAGCGAGTATAGAAAATTTA
This genomic stretch from Petrotoga miotherma DSM 10691 harbors:
- a CDS encoding DEAD/DEAH box helicase gives rise to the protein MTKFQHMGLSDNILNMIDRKGYEEPTPIQEKVIPLLLSGKNNVIGQAQTGTGKTAAFGIPLIERLEEKANDVQALVLTPTRELALQVCNEIDSLKGNKRLNLLPVYGGVSIGNQIRTLKRKVDLVVGTPGRIIDHLNRGTLDISKIKYLVIDEADEMLDMGFIEDVETILSKTNKEKQILMFSATMPQRIITLARKHMGNFKTVTTVQENKEDITVKKAKQIYYMISESDKIELLSRLIDIDTNFYGLVFTKTKVQSEEIANQLIKKGYEAEALNGDVSQNQRERIMDRFKSKRIKILIATDVAARGIDIDNLKYVINYSLPQNPENYIHRIGRTARAGNEGTAITFVTPSEYRKFMFIKHSSKALIEEAKIPQAKDIVNAKVEKIKDEIISNLSKDIDPIYEILAETILEETDQEPSQIISSILKYFYGGILKEENYNKIKEVKSSSKGKDQRLFVALGSSSKMTPKKLAEFIQRETGVTIKKIKDIQVMDKFSFVTVPSEQAEAIIEIFKQKSNRKRPLVVQAKSKRN